The genomic stretch TCATCGATGGTCGCGGATCAGATTATAAGAGCTTCTTATCTCCCCCgatcggggtcgagctatctccgaTGGTCGCGACCATTGAGTTTACTCTACTGGTTTCACACCTCGACTCGGTGACTATTATTAAGGCTGCGCAGTCAGCACTTTCATAGccgtccgatcgacatcattccgatcgCCCGCTCGGCATCTATTattccgatcgacatcattccgatcgCACGCTCGGCATCTATTATTCCAatcgacatcattccgatcgCACGCTCGGCATCTATTATTCCGATCGACATCAGCTCGATCGCACGCCCGACATCGTTCGTCCGACATCGATTTCTGTTCCTATGAGTGCTTGGTCAGCACCTTCGTGGTCGCACGCACGACATCGTCCGTCCGGCATCTatccgtccgatcgacatcattccgatcACTCGCTCAGCATCTTCGTTGTTGTGTGCCCAGCATCGTCATCGCTCGcagagatgtttttgtttctcatCCGGCATCTCCGCAGTCGCGCACTCAGCATCGCTTGTCCACTCGGTCTATTCGTAGTCCACCGTATCGCTCGGTCTGCTATCCAGGCACTCTTCGCTTGCTTGTTGTTTTGGCACTCGCTTGACGTTGTCGCTCGCTCAGCATCTTCTGCTCGGCGTCTATCCACCTAATCGGCAtcacttcgatcgtccggtcggtacCTTCGCGGCTGCGCACTTGGTATTGGTCCAGTTTTTGACTTGGTCTGCTCGGTATCGTTACCATCTCTTGCGACACCATTATTATAGCGACCGCCCGAGGGACATTATATTATCGGTTCAGCGATTTGACTTTGACATCGAGAGCGGTTCAGCTCTTTGCGAttgactgtccagtcagtcggactaacgcctccttcgactagacttgaaggggaggcttgtgatccggatgtAGTTTGGGACATGAAAGGAATTAAGAAGAGGAAAGGGGGCATTTGTGACATTAGGAAGGAGAAGGCTTTAGGGATTTTAGTGCTTATAAGCACTGTGGACAAGGGAAAAAAGGGAGGGGGGTTCGTGAGAGGAACAGGAGGCCGCCGCCAGGGGAAATGGAGTCACCTTCTTCCTCTCGGGCTCCTCGTCGGCGTCGGCGCCGGCCATAGGCCGCTCCATCTCCTCCTCTCCATCTCCCGCTTGTGACGTCTCCATTGGAGCAACCCACCGCCGCTCTTCTTCCTCCACCTCGCGACGCCGTCACCACCCTCCTCCTCCACCTCATTGCGATAGTACGGCTGGACACGCCACCGCCGGGGAGTGTTTTCTCCTTCGTTTTCCTACCTCGGCTACCAACAGAGGGGAGAGAGGGTTTTCTTCATCTCTCTCGCGCTCCTCGCAGGTGGCAAGGCCGGCTGCGGGTCTCCGACCACTGCTCTTCTCCTCCTCACCTCTTCTTGTGGTCGGCATAGCCTCTGTTCTCCTCGAGATGCTACCGTCGGAGCCACCTCAGTTCGCCGGAGCCGCCGCAGGCCGCCCCTCTCActactttctctcttttcctcaCTGCACCGTCGTCGGCGGACCACTGCCTCCTTCTCCCGCAATCGATGCCACCTCCCGCAGGTGTTGCCACCGGTAGCCACAGCCGCCGCTGCCCCTTCCGACGACCCCACAGCTAGCTCCGGTGTCCTGACAGTCCGCATCGATGGCTGTACATTTATTGTCTCCACTACTTTTGGCGTAGATCCAGCCCTCCGCGGTGTTTCTAGACATCCATTGTGttttccggccatcgagccgtgaTGTTCTGCTCTTTGTATTACTGCTATGATGGTGAGACATTTTACCAGCCGGCCTAGGAGCCGTTAGTGTGTGCCGTAGCCCGGCCTGTGAGCCGAGGATATATTCTGACTTACATGCCACCTGGGCTGCGACGACTTGATCAGTAGCTCGACcaactcatccatccatccgagggcgcccccctgggccagggtacgttctcgtaccttttctgcatttagttaattattctGTCATTAGTTTTCGGTTGCTCatatatctgtgggattcgcctcgagcaccgaggtaccagaggccggggcgacccggtcgctggatacaggtatagttgaccggaggaggacttctgacgatctggtcaacgcagcggacagatcatcaaccgggtcatggggatgcggtcaaccttccagacacgtcattccggcaggttcgtcttctcaacttcccgacaggatcaacaCATatatactgtagctacagttctcatttCTTTTTTGGCTCTATTCCTTTTTTTTGTCGGAGATCTTACTTGAACATCGGAGGGTCATTGCTGGGGAACTTCTCCCTGGCTCGGTGTTATGTTTGTAGGTCCACGTCAGCAGAAGACTTACGCCCTCAGTGTCCTCAATCAGTCAATAGGAACGCCACATCCCcaacgtccatcgactcagctctTGAACAtgatcaaattttaattttattgatacatcaattttaaatttaaatattaaattagttgGTCAATTGTGTGAATATTCtaatagttataaaattatataatgacataataaatatgattttatagtgTTATCATGTGAATATTATTTAATAGATAAGTCGGTCCGACTAAttcttattttaaatttgaaattaacatattaaaaaattaaaatccatcTTATAATATTCTTAAGGGTAGCTATGTAAAAAACACTAAATAAGGCGttctttgataaaaaaaactgTCCTAGAATGATTCTAATATATAAAGAAAGTGTATTTTcatttttatcttattttttaaacaaatatttatattttcagtaGTTGGATTAAGAAAACTTTTTtcataaataattatatattttttattctatATTCAATGAAAATTAATCTCCCAACTTTCACAAGTCATCTTGATAATAGCACAACTTTCTCTTATTTTACAAATTAGATAAGTTGAGGGGTATAATGAAATTGTTTCAACATAAAACATCAAAAACCTTTTTGACATTTACCCAATTCCTACGCACAAATTTCGGGTTCCACCAATCTTAAGCGGCGTTTCCGAATTTGGCTTTCAAAGTTACGCCAGGCTCTATTCGATTAATTCCTTTAATTCGGTGAATAAATTAATCCaatgaatgaaaaattaatttaatgttaactaattaaattaaataaaattttattaaaatcaaattaattaaattaaattaaaaataaattatatatcaaTTAACActgaattaatcaaaattttttaaaaataataaaaaaatttatataaattaatatcaaATCCTCATTCTGATTGGGATTAGCGGTGAGGTTAAtttgatataatttttttattatttttttttcaaaattttaattaatttgatgttaaTTGAAATAGCtgtttcagtaaaattttaatacGGTTTTAGTCAATATTTACCGATTAATTTATAAAATGCTTATCCCTAGCTGATGCAGTAGATCAGGAGAAATCGTTGGATCGAAATCTAAAGCCCAATCCAAACCATTATACGTAAGCACCAAATGAAATGACCGAAACGCCATCTTATCATGATCATAATGCGTTATCGTCTGAACCGCCTGATGAGGGTAGTTTAGTAAATTGGGTTAAGGAGGATTTTAGTTGCCCTAGCCCCTCAGGTGCCAGTTTAAGATCTCGAAGCGCGAGCCACCGCGAGCGTGAATTAGGGTTCGTGACGGATTTGCCGGCGCTTCGCTCCGAGAAGTGTTTCTAGGGTTTAGATCTCGCAGGTAAGGTATGGAAGTTCGATTGCGGTGTCGACGTTTGGTAGTAGATAACCAATTTTCGATTTGGTTTTCCAAACTTTGATCCTTTTAATTCTGATCCAGATGCCTCCTCGGTCGGCTAAGAAGACGGCAGGGCAGAGGAAGACGGCGGCTAGGACTTTCAGGGCGGTGCTTAAAGCTCAGACCGAGGCGGAGGTTGTGGAGGAGCCCACCGAGGTGGAAGAGGTCCCGCCTTCCGTCGAGGAGGTGAAGGAAGAGACCAAGGTAGAGGCTGTCGTCGTCAGGGATAAGATGTTCGATCTTAATTCCAGTGATATTGGCCGTGACTCCGTCGATGTTGAATGTGAGAAATCCCATCTGTTCAggcatctgtttttttttttgacttttttCCCCCTTTTGTTTGCTTCCAGAACTTATGAAATTTGGACCTCTTGTTCTTAAACAtcgttatatatatatctatgaaTGTTGCGTTACTTTATCCTGATCAAGTCTTTGTATTTTTTGGTTCTTTGTTACTTGCAATTTTAGCATggcgttgttttttttttctcattcttTTGGTGCTTTGATTATTCATTAATCAATGTCATGCTCAATTTCTATATTCGCAGGTATAATCTCGAAATTTATATTGATTTTTTGATAATCCACTTTATCTTTCTAGCtacatgtttttttttctagATCCTTGAATCAGctgatttgattttgatttttttctcttacattttggaataatattttcttttatccTAGTCGCACAGGTGCACTTCATTTCTAATATGTATTCACTATCTATCTGTTTAATAATTTTGCTATCATTTTCTTGTATATTGATATATCCACTAATACATGATTCAGTCACTGGCGACTATCAGTTTCCACTGATGAAAACTTATATAAAAGAGGCTTACTGCTACAAAAAATCAACGAAAATTCTGACATGATCCTTTTGCAAAATTTTGCTTGGTACCTGATTTTGGTTCTTTGTCAACCAAATACTTGGAATACTGTCAGTGATTTCTGTTTATTGAGATGTGTTTACGTCTATTTACTATCTGGTCCTTGACATTTGGAGAACCAATATAAATGTGTGTGGATCTTACCTAAACGTGCAAAAATTCTACCATGTTGATGTTTCTGAAGAAGTTTCGTTTTCTCTTTTCCAGATGAAGAGGTTGTCAAGGAGGTTTacttggaagaagaaaatggtgAAAGGTTAGAGTTAGAGGACAATGAGGTGGAGTATGAACATGAAGAAGATACTGCTGTAGATTATGATGAGAAGTATGTTGAGAATGAAGTACAAGAAGATTATGTTGATGGAGAGGGTGAAGAAGGTGATGTAATTGAAGAGGTGGAAATTGATATGGTTGATGAAGAAATCGTGGATGATAGAGATCACTTAGAAGGTGAGGAAGATGAAAATGTTGAGGTAGAGCATATGCTTAATGCTGAGGAAGAAGAACAACACAAAGTAGTTGAAGAACATAGAAAAAGAAAGGAGTTTGAAATATTTGTTGGTGGCCTAGATAAAGATGCTAATGAAGATGACCTCAAGAGAGTTTTTTCTCAAGTGGGCGAGGTCACTGAGGTTCGGTTAATGATGAATCCATTGACAAAGAAGAACAAAGGATTTGCATTTTTGCGTTTCGCAACTGTAGAGCAGGCAAAGCGTGCTGTGTCAGATCTCAAGACTCCTgtggtttgtatttttttttcatttttaaattatattttcattTACTTCATATGGAATTAGTTCATTTTATAGGTACGCGGTAAGCAATGTGGAGTTGCTCCAAGTCAAGACAGTGATACACTGTTTGTGGGTAATATTTGCAAATCTTGGACAAAGGAACATGTAACATTCTCTAccactttttttttataatcctttTCCAATGTTTTTCTGCATTCTGGTCAAATTGACATCTTTTCCTTCAATACAgtttaaggaaaaacttaaaAGCTATGGAGTTGAGAATGTAGAAGATGTGACCCTTGTTGAGGATACTAATAATGCGGGAATGAATCGTGGTTTTGCCTTCCTGGAGTTCTCATCACGTACTGAAGCAATGGATGCTTACAAGATCTTGCAGAAGAGAGATGTAGTGTTTGGTGTTGATAGGACCGCTAAGATCGCCTTTGCAGATTCTTTCATTGATCCAGATGATGAAATTATGGCCCAGGTATGATTTGATAGTGTAGCTCATCTACCGTATCTGTAATTGTTATCTGTTGTTTTTACCAGTTTCAAATACAGGCAATTGTGATTTCAACCTTTCTTTGAGTGCAGTACTTTTTTGTAACCCAAATTTCTTATGCAGTGGTTGTCCTATTTGAACTCCATAATCCTGAAACTAAGCTGTATTTTGCTTATTTTTCCCTTTTGAACTGCCAGGTTAAAACTGTTTTCATTGATGGCTTGCCTGCTATGTGGGATGAGGATCGGGTTAGGGATTGCCTCAAGAAATATGGTGTAATTGAGAAAGTTGAGCTTGCTCGTAATATGCCAGCTgccaaaaggaaagattttggaTTTGTTACTTTTGACACTCATGATAATGCTGTTGTATGTGCTGATGGTATTAACAATACGGAACTAGGGGAAGGTCATAGCAAGGTCAAAGTTAGGGCTAGATTGTCTAGGCCACATCAAAGAGGAAGAGTGAAACGCAGTCTTCATGGAACTTTTAGGCCTAGCCGGGACGCTCCACGAAGTGGCCGTGCATCATATCACCGGCCTCCACCTACTAGGTTTTCAAGTTATGCCTATAGACCAGTTGGTGCTCGTGGTGTGTCTAGTAGCAGTCGCGGTATGAAGAAGCCTCTTGGACATAGGGATAGACACCCTGAGATGATAATGGCAGAGCGGGTAAGGCGTTTGCCTCCACCAGAGAGGTCCTATCAGAGAAGGCCACCTGCACCTGGTAGTtttcttgtccatctttgttcATATGCTTTATGAATGCTGTCTTATGCAGCTCAATAATTTGTTTTTTTTGGTCAGTTGATACATATCCAAGGATTAGTGACAGGAGGGACTATGTGAGACGTGATGACCTACCACCTCCTAGAAGCCGACCTGTTCCAGAGTATGGTTCCCGAGTGCCCATCGAGAGAGTTCCATCTTATCGAGATGATTACTCCTTTCGAGGGCCTGGTTACTCTGAATTGCCACCACGTAGTGCCTCTCGTCCTAGTGACAGGAGGGTTTACATTGATGATGATTATGAGAGGAAACTTGAACGCCCCCTCACATATCGAGAAGGCCGTAGCCGAGATTATGTTTCAGTTTCTGGGTCAAAACGTCCTTACTCAGAAATGGTCAGTATTTAATTGCATGTTTATCATTTGTTTAATTTCTATTTATCTTTCCCTTTGTTACCTTTCTACTTTTCAGGATGATCCTCGTTATGCTGATATAAGCATACGCCAGCCAAGGGCTCGCTTGGATTATGCTGTTAGTGGTACTGGAGCTCAGTATGGACATGCTTATAGTGATAGGTCTGGTTTCGTATTTCTTGTTGTATGAAGAATATTTTTTCTGCTCCTACTGTTCTCTCCATACTCTTCTTTGCTATGCTGGGCAGGCTTGGTCAAGAGAATGTTGGATATGGTAGTACCCGAGGTTCTCTTTCTGGTCACGATACCTTGTATGGGACTCGTCAGGGAATGACTTATGCGCGGggtatgtaatttttttttttcaactgcTTATTGAATTGCTATGCTGTGGTTGTTATTAATTGCATTTTATTATTATATCCTTGTAGGTTCAACTAGCAGTAGTGCAGGTGGAGTATACTCATCAAGCTTCGGCAGTGGCTATTTGTCACGTGGATCTGATGTAAGTACTTTCTCATACTGTCATTTTTTTTACTGCTATGTTGTATTTTACATATGTTATTTCTGCAGGGTGGTGGTGGTTCAGCTTCATCATCTTTCATTTCTGGGCGTAGTTTGAGTAGCCGTGGATATGCTGGCAGCGGTGGATCTAGTTCATACTATTAAGGTGCTCAAGTTTTTCCATGTACATGTCTATTGCTTGCTGTTTTTTGCTTTCTTTACAGATAAAATATTACCTATGGTTATCTCCTTTAGGAACTTTTCTGGCTTGGATATTACATTTTTTAGCACCACTTGGTTTGTGTTCagttatcatgcatagatttatCTCCATGGCACAGATCTGACAGTAATGAAGGCTGGTGCAGGCTGTGGATTCTAGGAAGCTTCTCTATGCGTTGCCTGCATGTCAGGAAAGATGGCCTAACACTGAGCACGCTTAGCCTGTTTTCCTGCTGGTTTTGTGAGAGAACTTGGTGAAATCAAATTAAGAAGCAGCAAGCTGTAAGGTGTGGTCTGACCAGTTATTTGAACTCGAACCTTTAATTAGTGTTATTCAATGTAAGGGAATTTTAACATACTGAGTGACAATATGGAACATCGAGAAATGATGTGCTATGTATGAAGCATGTTGTTTTCAGCTTTGAGACAGTTGGATGGAGAAAGATTTTAGCAGTTATGTTTTAATTGAGCAGTGTTAAGTGGTATTCTAAAGGTGAAGTGCTTTTGGATGCTTCAGTTTGGATTAAGCATTTGAGATTAAACACCTTGAAGTATATCATTTTTAAGCATTGCTTGAAGGATATTCTGGTTATGAGTTATACTCGAGGATTTGGTATTGTAAATTGAGAAAGCTTCCGAATTTGTTGGATGTGTGGCTTTGAGATTCTGTTTGCCTCCTTTTGCATTCTTGGAGTGGCAAGATGCCTTTTAATGCATAACTTCCAAAACTGATCTTCAAAGATTTCAGAATCAGAATATTTTTACAATGGTGTTGGCATGCAATATTATCATGATTCTTATATCCAGGATCTAATTTCTACTTAGTCAAGAAAGCACAGCTAAGATTTGTTAGGGTGCCTATATACATTTACTTATTGGTATTGAGTGGTGCTATATGTTCCCATGATATTGTATTTTGGATCTGTGCATAGTCTTTACATGTTCTCTGAATGCAAGTCTCTTAATATTGGAACTCCTAATTGTAAGAATATTTTTGGTTTGGCTGCAAAATTTGTCAAATTACTGGACATTTCAAAAATGGAGTTACATCATGTCTGATGTGGCACCATTGGAGATTG from Zingiber officinale cultivar Zhangliang chromosome 5B, Zo_v1.1, whole genome shotgun sequence encodes the following:
- the LOC121985000 gene encoding uncharacterized protein LOC121985000, which gives rise to MPPRSAKKTAGQRKTAARTFRAVLKAQTEAEVVEEPTEVEEVPPSVEEVKEETKVEAVVVRDKMFDLNSSDIGRDSVDVEYEEVVKEVYLEEENGERLELEDNEVEYEHEEDTAVDYDEKYVENEVQEDYVDGEGEEGDVIEEVEIDMVDEEIVDDRDHLEGEEDENVEVEHMLNAEEEEQHKVVEEHRKRKEFEIFVGGLDKDANEDDLKRVFSQVGEVTEVRLMMNPLTKKNKGFAFLRFATVEQAKRAVSDLKTPVVRGKQCGVAPSQDSDTLFVGNICKSWTKEHFKEKLKSYGVENVEDVTLVEDTNNAGMNRGFAFLEFSSRTEAMDAYKILQKRDVVFGVDRTAKIAFADSFIDPDDEIMAQVKTVFIDGLPAMWDEDRVRDCLKKYGVIEKVELARNMPAAKRKDFGFVTFDTHDNAVVCADGINNTELGEGHSKVKVRARLSRPHQRGRVKRSLHGTFRPSRDAPRSGRASYHRPPPTRFSSYAYRPVGARGVSSSSRGMKKPLGHRDRHPEMIMAERVRRLPPPERSYQRRPPAPVDTYPRISDRRDYVRRDDLPPPRSRPVPEYGSRVPIERVPSYRDDYSFRGPGYSELPPRSASRPSDRRVYIDDDYERKLERPLTYREGRSRDYVSVSGSKRPYSEMDDPRYADISIRQPRARLDYAVSGTGAQYGHAYSDRLGQENVGYGSTRGSLSGHDTLYGTRQGMTYARGSTSSSAGGVYSSSFGSGYLSRGSDGGGGSASSSFISGRSLSSRGYAGSGGSSSYY